One part of the Epinephelus fuscoguttatus linkage group LG12, E.fuscoguttatus.final_Chr_v1 genome encodes these proteins:
- the tmigd1 gene encoding transmembrane and immunoglobulin domain-containing protein 1 isoform X2 — MKMFRPLLFHLLLYCVTQALGVNIQSVPGVNSDGVVQTELDMTVSLVCQTDGDNETQADEELVWLRNGAAVALQEENKRGRSSVCVTPVVLEDDGATFTCYLKKKDSSKASVTLNVMYHPQLSGSEEVTVEEEAVMVLQCDIKANPSVSSVSWTLNGSKVDLFAGGFSLTNDGYTSRLTANSVERSLHEGAYKCTAEAPGYVGHKLFHVTVIAKTVKFPLFPMIAGLVVVGLTAILAVASRWNKITKCLCSK, encoded by the exons ATGAAGATGTTCAGACCCCTTCTTTTCCATTTGCTCCTGTACTGTGTGACCCAGGCATTAG GTGTCAACATCCAGTCTGTCCCAGGAGTCAACAGTGATGGTGTTGTACAGACAGAGCTGGATATGACTGTGTCTCTGGTTTGTCAGACTGATGGCGACAATGAGACTCAAGCCGACGAAGAGTTGGTGTGGCTGAGGAATGGCGCTGCCGTCGCTCTGCAGGAAGAAAATAAGAGGGGTCGTAGCAGCGTGTGTGTTACACCAGTCGTCCTTGAAGACGATGGTGCCACTTTCACCTGCTACCTGAAGAAAAAAGACTCTTCTAAGGCCTCAGTTACCCTGAATGTCATGT ATCACCCACAGCTCTCTGGGTCAGAAGAAGttacagtagaagaagaagctgTGATGGTCCTGCAGTGTGACATCAAGGCCAATCCATCTGTCTCATCCGTGTCTTGGACACTAAATGGAAGCAAAGTGGATCTATTTGCGGGTGGCTTTTCGCTGACCAATGACGGCTATACAAGCCGGCTAACCGCCAACAGTGTGGAGAGAAGCTTGCATGAAGGCGCATATAAGTGCACAGCAGAAGCTCCCGGCTATGTAGGGCACAAGTTATTCCATGTCACAGTGATAG CAAAGACCGTGAAGTTCCCACTGTTCCCCATGATAGCAGGGTTGGTGGTGGTGGGTCTTACTGCAATTCTTGCTGTAGCTTCACGGTGGAACAAAATCACAAAG tgcTTGTGCTCAAAATAA
- the tmigd1 gene encoding transmembrane and immunoglobulin domain-containing protein 1 isoform X1 — protein sequence MGIIIHKDFQYSKEKVEVVQQKEEQQKLYRNIIKKHRQGIRRNNPGQVYPKKNKMKMFRPLLFHLLLYCVTQALGVNIQSVPGVNSDGVVQTELDMTVSLVCQTDGDNETQADEELVWLRNGAAVALQEENKRGRSSVCVTPVVLEDDGATFTCYLKKKDSSKASVTLNVMYHPQLSGSEEVTVEEEAVMVLQCDIKANPSVSSVSWTLNGSKVDLFAGGFSLTNDGYTSRLTANSVERSLHEGAYKCTAEAPGYVGHKLFHVTVIAKTVKFPLFPMIAGLVVVGLTAILAVASRWNKITKCLCSK from the exons GGAACATCATAAAGAAGCACAGACAAGGAATAAGAAGAAATAATCCTGGTCAG GTTTATCCAAAGAAGAATAAAATGAAGATGTTCAGACCCCTTCTTTTCCATTTGCTCCTGTACTGTGTGACCCAGGCATTAG GTGTCAACATCCAGTCTGTCCCAGGAGTCAACAGTGATGGTGTTGTACAGACAGAGCTGGATATGACTGTGTCTCTGGTTTGTCAGACTGATGGCGACAATGAGACTCAAGCCGACGAAGAGTTGGTGTGGCTGAGGAATGGCGCTGCCGTCGCTCTGCAGGAAGAAAATAAGAGGGGTCGTAGCAGCGTGTGTGTTACACCAGTCGTCCTTGAAGACGATGGTGCCACTTTCACCTGCTACCTGAAGAAAAAAGACTCTTCTAAGGCCTCAGTTACCCTGAATGTCATGT ATCACCCACAGCTCTCTGGGTCAGAAGAAGttacagtagaagaagaagctgTGATGGTCCTGCAGTGTGACATCAAGGCCAATCCATCTGTCTCATCCGTGTCTTGGACACTAAATGGAAGCAAAGTGGATCTATTTGCGGGTGGCTTTTCGCTGACCAATGACGGCTATACAAGCCGGCTAACCGCCAACAGTGTGGAGAGAAGCTTGCATGAAGGCGCATATAAGTGCACAGCAGAAGCTCCCGGCTATGTAGGGCACAAGTTATTCCATGTCACAGTGATAG CAAAGACCGTGAAGTTCCCACTGTTCCCCATGATAGCAGGGTTGGTGGTGGTGGGTCTTACTGCAATTCTTGCTGTAGCTTCACGGTGGAACAAAATCACAAAG tgcTTGTGCTCAAAATAA
- the LOC125898111 gene encoding uncharacterized protein LOC125898111 isoform X2 has product MASSVMDGVGKAVVGVWRAHTVLDESDGAESSPEAPDRFRKLRSSSSLNSLRMSLRKRLPLRAVQTNSLPENPTWETMKEQPKPNPVRKLTRSARNSITEVYQRLQRNREFSREECLVGTPGRICDGEEAGVSTSRTPRRTPCRATTPRRTPRSTATPGRTPGSRGRKTPEASVRGVKTGGGRRQLVRMAALRSPFASPNTQNQRQKFDQDLESVSSGLRKLKYLSRAFDDLIGRDDRQFNYSLIAE; this is encoded by the exons ATGGCATCTTCAGTGATGGATGGAGTTGGTAAAGCTGTGGTGGGAGTCTGGCGGGCACACACAGTCCTGGATGAGTCCGACGGGGCCGAGAGCTCCCCAGAAGCCCCCGACCGTTTCCGCAAGCTTCGCTCTTCATCTTCACTCAATTCTCTGCGCATGTCTTTGCGCAAGCGGCTCCCGCTGCGTGCAGTCCAGACCAACTCTCTCCCAGAGAATCCAACGTGGGAAACCATGAAGGAGCAGCCAAAGCCCAACCCAGTCCGTAAACTTACACGCAGTGCTCGGAACTCCATCACTGAAGTGTATCAG AGGCTGCAGAGGAACAGAGAGTTTTCACGTGAAGAGTGTTTGGTAGGAACCCCGGGTCGGATATGTGATGGGGAAGAAGCTGGTGTATCAACTTCCCGTACCCCAAGACGTACACCTTGCCGAGCTACAACACCCAGACGCACCCCCAGATCAACAGCCACACCTGGACGTACCCCAGGCTCCAGAGGCAGAAAGACTCCCGAGGCCAGCGTACGAGGAGTGAAAACAGGTGGAGGCAGGCGACAGCTGGTCCGCATGGCTGCATTACGGAGTCCCTTTGCCTCCCCGAACACGCAGAACCAGAGGCA AAAGTTTGACCAAGATTTGGAGTCAGTGTCCAGTGGGCTCAGGAAACTCAAATACCTGTCCAGAGCCTTTGATGACTTGATTGGCAGAGACGACAG GCAGTTCAACTATTCCCTAATTGCCGAGTAG